A genomic window from Nitrospirota bacterium includes:
- a CDS encoding PAS domain S-box protein, giving the protein MKATITINNMTNLSANDKYKDIFNKASVAILEEDCSEIVEAIKTLKAQGVADFPGYLDENPDFVRRAARMLKIVDVNDAAVRLYCARDRTELLNSADKIFTPGSYRQLKSELAAIADGKEHFIAEDINKTLNGELIHVLLCVTLPQVKAGITSRLTVITDITARKRAEEALRISEERFRLIAEHARDIIFRYEFFPQRRFAYVSPAVTSITGYTPEEHYADADLGIKIIHPEDRPLLDKYFQGKAEAGKPIVLRWLHKNGSVIWTEQHNTPVCNDEGHLIAMEGIARDITDRVKLENDLLRAQKLESLSILAGGIAHDFNNVLTGILGNISLARMYDILNDDVLRSLIEAEKGGIRARELTQQLITFAKGGAPVKKTVSLTDIIRDSASFTLSGSRTRPEFNISDDLWAAEADEGQISQVINNLVLNADQAMPQGGIIEIICENAIINDDHIYLPKGKYIKITVRDHGIGIPDENLQKIFDPYFTTKQKGSGLGLATTYSIIKNHNGHITVESELGRGATFCILLPASENQPVHRKDTDEICSQKSGRILIMDDEAIVREIAGAMLSSLGYKADFAESGATAIELYKKSMKDDRPFDVVIMDLTIRDGMGGLDAIQRLLDINPDAKAIVSSGYSNDPVMSDYRKYGFKGGIVKPFTIAELGRVVDDVLSDRSMA; this is encoded by the coding sequence ATGAAGGCAACCATCACGATAAATAACATGACCAATCTGTCAGCCAACGATAAATATAAAGATATATTCAATAAAGCATCTGTTGCAATCCTGGAAGAAGACTGCTCAGAGATTGTTGAGGCAATCAAGACACTCAAGGCGCAGGGGGTAGCGGATTTCCCGGGATATCTTGATGAAAACCCGGACTTCGTACGCAGGGCAGCCCGGATGCTGAAGATAGTAGATGTAAATGATGCGGCTGTAAGACTTTACTGCGCCAGAGACAGGACAGAACTGCTCAACTCTGCAGATAAGATCTTTACGCCAGGCTCATACCGGCAATTAAAGAGCGAATTAGCAGCTATTGCCGATGGAAAAGAACATTTTATAGCAGAAGATATAAACAAGACCCTCAATGGAGAGCTTATTCACGTATTATTATGCGTGACTCTACCGCAGGTAAAGGCGGGGATTACGAGCCGTCTTACCGTGATTACAGACATTACAGCCCGTAAACGCGCAGAAGAGGCGCTCCGTATTAGTGAGGAAAGGTTCAGACTTATCGCTGAACATGCACGGGACATAATATTCCGCTACGAGTTTTTCCCTCAGCGCCGTTTTGCCTACGTAAGCCCGGCGGTCACCAGCATAACCGGTTACACTCCGGAAGAACACTACGCTGACGCAGATTTGGGGATAAAGATAATACACCCCGAAGATCGTCCCTTGCTGGACAAGTATTTCCAGGGTAAGGCAGAGGCAGGGAAACCAATTGTCCTGCGCTGGCTGCATAAGAATGGGTCTGTCATATGGACAGAGCAGCATAATACCCCCGTATGTAATGATGAGGGTCATCTGATTGCCATGGAAGGAATTGCAAGAGATATCACTGACCGGGTAAAATTGGAGAATGATTTACTGAGGGCACAAAAACTTGAATCCCTCTCCATCCTAGCTGGCGGTATTGCACATGACTTCAACAACGTTTTAACAGGAATTCTGGGCAACATCTCCCTCGCAAGAATGTATGACATCCTGAATGATGATGTTTTAAGATCACTTATTGAGGCTGAAAAGGGGGGTATCCGGGCACGGGAATTGACCCAACAGCTCATCACATTCGCAAAGGGAGGCGCACCTGTTAAAAAAACTGTCTCGCTCACTGACATCATCAGGGACTCAGCCAGCTTCACATTGAGCGGCTCCAGGACAAGACCAGAGTTCAATATATCTGACGACCTTTGGGCGGCTGAAGCAGATGAGGGACAGATAAGCCAGGTTATTAACAACCTTGTTTTAAATGCGGATCAGGCAATGCCTCAGGGTGGCATTATTGAGATAATATGCGAAAATGCCATAATTAATGACGATCACATCTATCTTCCAAAGGGTAAATATATAAAAATTACAGTAAGAGACCATGGAATAGGGATCCCTGATGAGAATCTTCAAAAGATATTTGATCCGTACTTCACGACAAAACAAAAAGGGAGCGGGCTTGGGCTCGCTACTACCTATTCCATAATCAAAAATCATAATGGGCATATAACTGTTGAATCAGAGTTGGGCAGAGGCGCTACTTTCTGTATATTACTGCCAGCCTCTGAGAACCAGCCTGTTCACAGGAAAGACACTGATGAAATATGCAGTCAAAAGAGTGGAAGGATACTCATCATGGATGATGAGGCGATAGTCAGGGAGATTGCCGGCGCAATGCTGTCTTCGCTTGGATATAAAGCAGACTTTGCAGAAAGCGGCGCGACAGCGATTGAACTGTACAAAAAGTCAATGAAAGATGACAGACCATTTGACGTTGTAATCATGGACCTGACCATCCGCGACGGCATGGGTGGGTTGGATGCCATACAAAGACTCCTTGATATAAATCCAGACGCAAAGGCTATTGTGTCAAGCGGTTATTCCAATGACCCGGTAATGTCAGATTACAGGAAGTATGGATTCAAGGGGGGCATAGTCAAGCCATTCACAATTGCAGAGCTTGGCAGGGTGGTGGATGATGTACTTTCAGACAGGTCAATGGCGTAA
- a CDS encoding site-specific integrase, which yields MAKATRDTRLENRTARAKLVIRHQPYFKLISEGLHLGYRKGKQSSKWIARLYNGKTYIFHVLAEADDFRDSNGIDILNYFEAQDKARKYADDCVKKEVGTTLEISKPYTVQDAVNDYLNWFKLHRRSYDDAVRRFDMHILPVFAKKLLSEITTREISTWQHGLLDSVKSNIASDMSEDEIVRRKKASINRILNYFKAALNKAFRDGYVDSDIAWRRVKPFDKVDQAKIRFLSQDECIRLINACSGDFKPLVHAALLTGGRYGELIALRCYDYNHEAGTIHFRETKNGKPRYTPLTDEGKQLFEQLTAGREKQDYIFLIRGRRWTDSLQIRRMVAACKAANINPPVSFHILRHSYASFLAVQGVPLQVIATLIGHSDMRITTKHYAHLKSDYVADTLKANLPSFGIEKSNVTTLKLKKGIER from the coding sequence ATGGCGAAAGCTACCAGAGATACCAGGTTAGAGAACAGGACAGCACGGGCAAAGTTGGTAATAAGACATCAACCCTACTTTAAATTGATAAGCGAAGGCCTGCACCTGGGTTATCGTAAAGGCAAGCAGTCGAGCAAGTGGATTGCACGTCTTTATAACGGCAAGACTTACATATTTCACGTATTGGCCGAAGCTGATGATTTCAGGGATTCAAACGGTATAGACATACTAAACTACTTTGAAGCACAGGATAAGGCCCGGAAATATGCAGATGATTGCGTAAAAAAAGAAGTAGGTACAACACTGGAGATCAGCAAACCCTATACTGTACAGGATGCTGTAAATGATTATCTGAACTGGTTCAAGCTACACAGGCGTTCTTATGATGATGCAGTGAGAAGATTTGACATGCACATATTACCCGTCTTTGCAAAGAAGCTCTTGTCCGAGATAACTACCAGGGAGATTTCAACATGGCAGCACGGACTATTAGACAGTGTAAAAAGTAATATTGCAAGTGATATGTCTGAAGATGAGATAGTACGAAGGAAGAAAGCCTCTATAAACAGGATACTAAATTATTTCAAGGCTGCGTTAAACAAGGCTTTCCGGGATGGCTACGTTGACTCTGATATTGCCTGGAGACGGGTTAAGCCGTTTGATAAGGTAGATCAGGCCAAAATAAGATTTTTATCTCAAGATGAATGTATACGACTCATTAACGCCTGTTCTGGTGATTTTAAACCACTGGTACATGCGGCACTATTAACAGGTGGCAGATATGGAGAACTGATAGCATTGAGATGCTACGACTATAACCATGAAGCAGGAACTATACATTTCCGGGAAACGAAAAACGGTAAACCGAGATATACCCCATTGACAGATGAGGGGAAACAACTCTTTGAGCAATTAACAGCAGGACGAGAAAAACAGGACTATATTTTCCTTATAAGGGGACGGCGCTGGACTGATTCCTTGCAGATAAGGCGCATGGTAGCAGCTTGCAAGGCCGCTAATATTAATCCGCCGGTGAGTTTCCATATACTACGACACAGTTATGCGAGTTTCTTGGCAGTCCAGGGTGTTCCCCTGCAGGTAATAGCAACCCTGATAGGACATAGTGACATGCGAATAACGACGAAACACTATGCGCATTTAAAGTCAGATTATGTTGCAGATACATTAAAGGCAAACCTGCCGAGTTTTGGTATCGAGAAAAGCAATGTCACAACTCTGAAATTGAAAAAAGGGATTGAAAGATGA
- a CDS encoding phage major capsid protein: MDILTRAQLKRIGELCLSASQGSNEFSKFSLATAIRDMQHNRLNGYELEVLEEWSSRENRSFDKNRVFIPFSEFRDLSKGTASAGGYLVATETPEAVDILRPWSVTARAGITVETGLIGDQAIPKTTTKATPYWVNETGQVTASNPSLTQVAMTPKTCGALVNVSRQLTLQTNAEGFIRRELMRTIGTAVDQGVLNGSGASGQPLGLLNTTGINTETGTSLAQAGVVSMKRKVSDSNAMDEDISFISTPSIRELLEKRERSTGSGFMWDRDMVASRPAYASTDVPTATMICGAWPYIYLGIWGNGFVVEINPYDNTGFKTGMIQARLLLSMDVSVLHPAAFCVATSIT; the protein is encoded by the coding sequence ATGGATATACTCACGCGAGCACAGTTAAAACGGATCGGGGAACTCTGTCTTTCAGCTTCACAGGGAAGCAACGAATTCTCAAAATTCAGTCTGGCAACCGCAATCCGGGACATGCAGCACAACCGCTTAAACGGCTATGAATTGGAAGTTCTCGAAGAGTGGTCAAGTAGGGAAAACCGGTCATTCGATAAAAACCGGGTCTTTATCCCGTTCTCCGAATTTAGAGACTTAAGTAAAGGCACTGCATCGGCCGGTGGCTACCTTGTCGCAACAGAGACGCCGGAAGCCGTGGATATTTTGCGGCCGTGGTCCGTCACGGCGAGGGCGGGAATCACGGTCGAGACCGGTCTTATCGGGGACCAGGCTATCCCGAAGACCACAACGAAGGCAACACCTTACTGGGTCAACGAAACGGGACAGGTCACGGCCTCAAACCCTTCCCTGACGCAGGTAGCTATGACACCGAAGACATGCGGGGCACTGGTAAACGTCTCACGGCAGCTAACATTGCAAACCAATGCAGAGGGTTTTATTCGTAGAGAACTTATGCGGACGATCGGCACAGCCGTTGACCAGGGGGTCTTAAACGGCAGCGGTGCATCGGGGCAGCCTTTGGGCCTACTCAACACAACCGGGATCAACACGGAAACCGGAACCTCTCTTGCTCAGGCCGGTGTCGTCTCAATGAAGCGCAAAGTTTCAGATTCAAACGCGATGGATGAGGATATATCGTTTATCAGTACACCATCCATTCGGGAACTTTTGGAAAAGCGGGAGCGGTCAACTGGTTCCGGCTTCATGTGGGATCGTGATATGGTTGCCTCCCGTCCGGCTTACGCTTCAACGGATGTCCCTACTGCCACAATGATATGCGGGGCATGGCCTTATATTTACTTGGGCATCTGGGGCAACGGTTTTGTCGTCGAGATTAACCCGTACGATAACACTGGGTTCAAAACGGGAATGATACAGGCAAGATTGCTTCTCAGTATGGATGTTTCTGTTCTGCATCCGGCGGCCTTTTGTGTGGCAACTTCAATTACATAG
- a CDS encoding phage terminase large subunit family protein has product MLNPNQVYYNGFNSGLMPDPDLTVWQWSDTYRMLPRKGASEPGRWKTNRTPYLREILECLSPSSPNERIVFMKGAQVGGTECGINWIGYIIHQAPGPALVVQPTGDTARNWSKQRLGSMIEASPALHGLIRDSRERDSGNTTLSKEYPGGILIIASAKSTARLRSMPIRYLFMDEVDEYAADVGGQGDAVSLAEKRTSTFSMRKIYLVSTPTFKNISRIEREYEASDKRRYYVPCPHCEWMQPLKWSGIMWDKDGEKHLPETVHYVCERCGERIEEYHKTSMLEAGEWRSETPGMSKIAGFHLSSLYSPLGWKSWEEIVREFLEARRLQKQGDITSMQVFSNQVLGETWELVTEQADYEGILQRVESYGPEIPLGAAVLTAGCDVQKDRLELEVVAWGKGEESWSIEYKVLIGDPSKPEVWTELEGYLQKTWPHASGRTLRIMSACIDSGYATKAVYDFIRDRQVRGIYAIKGSNQTAAPIISDRPPKKHKTSKVHLFLIGTDTAKAAIFGRLNLVEPGPGFMHYPDHYPPEYFEQLTSERLVLRKGKRVWERKPGKRGEALDARVYALAGLEILKTFSNFNLNQLVDSFSKVKEKQPAQQQNMKQRRATQPGWVNSWKYK; this is encoded by the coding sequence ATGTTAAACCCTAACCAGGTCTACTACAATGGATTTAACTCAGGTCTTATGCCTGACCCTGATCTGACTGTCTGGCAATGGTCCGACACATACCGGATGCTACCCCGGAAGGGCGCATCTGAGCCGGGTCGGTGGAAGACTAATAGAACGCCGTATCTCCGGGAGATACTTGAGTGTCTTTCTCCATCCAGTCCTAATGAGCGAATTGTCTTTATGAAAGGTGCTCAGGTTGGAGGGACTGAATGCGGTATTAACTGGATTGGGTATATTATTCATCAGGCCCCTGGACCTGCACTTGTGGTTCAACCCACTGGAGATACGGCAAGGAATTGGAGTAAACAGCGGTTAGGAAGCATGATTGAGGCGTCCCCTGCACTGCATGGCCTCATCAGGGATTCCAGGGAGCGGGATTCCGGAAACACAACACTTTCAAAGGAATATCCGGGCGGTATTTTAATTATCGCCTCCGCAAAGTCTACCGCAAGGCTTCGCTCAATGCCGATTCGTTATCTCTTCATGGATGAGGTGGACGAGTACGCCGCAGATGTAGGCGGTCAAGGCGATGCAGTCTCACTGGCAGAAAAAAGAACATCCACTTTTTCCATGCGGAAGATTTACCTTGTCTCAACCCCAACTTTTAAAAACATCTCCCGGATAGAAAGAGAATATGAGGCATCAGACAAACGCAGATATTACGTCCCATGTCCTCATTGTGAATGGATGCAACCGTTAAAATGGTCAGGTATCATGTGGGATAAGGACGGAGAAAAACACCTTCCGGAAACGGTGCATTACGTTTGTGAGCGATGCGGGGAGCGGATTGAAGAATATCATAAGACCTCGATGCTTGAGGCCGGCGAATGGCGGTCTGAGACCCCTGGCATGAGCAAGATTGCAGGCTTTCACCTATCCTCTTTATATTCGCCGCTTGGCTGGAAGTCCTGGGAAGAGATAGTCAGGGAGTTTCTCGAGGCCCGCCGGCTGCAAAAGCAGGGAGATATAACCTCGATGCAGGTGTTCTCAAATCAGGTTTTAGGTGAGACATGGGAACTCGTAACTGAGCAGGCCGACTATGAGGGTATCCTGCAGAGAGTGGAATCCTATGGGCCTGAGATTCCCCTGGGGGCCGCGGTACTGACTGCCGGTTGTGATGTTCAGAAGGATCGCCTCGAGCTTGAGGTCGTTGCCTGGGGAAAAGGGGAAGAGTCCTGGTCCATTGAGTATAAGGTCCTCATCGGCGATCCTTCAAAGCCTGAAGTATGGACAGAGCTTGAAGGCTATCTGCAGAAGACCTGGCCTCATGCCTCCGGTCGCACCCTTCGGATCATGAGTGCTTGTATTGATTCAGGCTATGCAACGAAAGCGGTCTATGACTTCATAAGGGACCGGCAGGTCAGGGGAATTTATGCAATTAAGGGGTCTAACCAGACAGCAGCGCCTATCATCTCCGATAGGCCGCCAAAGAAGCACAAGACCAGTAAGGTCCATCTCTTCCTGATCGGGACAGACACGGCAAAAGCAGCGATATTCGGACGGCTTAATCTTGTTGAACCCGGTCCCGGGTTCATGCACTACCCTGATCACTATCCACCTGAGTATTTTGAGCAACTGACATCAGAGCGTCTGGTCCTTCGCAAGGGGAAACGGGTATGGGAGAGAAAACCGGGTAAGCGAGGGGAAGCACTTGACGCAAGAGTCTATGCGTTGGCCGGCCTTGAAATACTCAAGACGTTCTCAAATTTCAACCTTAACCAGCTGGTGGATTCATTCTCAAAAGTGAAGGAAAAGCAGCCGGCACAGCAGCAAAACATGAAGCAGCGGAGGGCCACTCAGCCGGGATGGGTCAACTCATGGAAGTATAAATGA
- the rmuC gene encoding DNA recombination protein RmuC, translating into MENIIYIIIGVITGGGIAWFLARSKLQDIHSKETAELRTEHSARLLELEGKARSAEAIVNELRQQIQNKDADLSRLRNDIQTEKQSKVEALTRLEASNENLEAQRRLIEGMKGEMTNTFNALSSAALKSSSEEFLKLASENLSRIVSETRGRLGEHQVAMDGMIKPLNDALKRFDEQIRSIEENRNKAYGGLESQLKTLASTQELLHKETSNLVSALRKPEVRGRWGEVTLRRVAELSGMSEHCDFTEQLSVDTDKGRIRPDMIVHLPLDREIVVDSKVPLEAYLDAISVNTEDQRRDKMERHRQHIRTHMNKLASKEYWSQFDRSPEFVVLFIPGESFLGPALEMDSTLIEDGIQKGVIIATPTTFIALLRAIAYGWRQEYLTNNAKQISILGKELYERISVIAGHLDDLGSTIGRSVDTYNKVIGSLELRILPTVRKFKELGVTGGEDIPTLEQVDRKPRNTGILRELNGSQDIPEDPS; encoded by the coding sequence ATGGAAAATATAATATACATAATTATCGGTGTAATAACAGGCGGCGGAATTGCATGGTTCCTGGCAAGGTCAAAATTGCAGGACATTCACTCAAAAGAGACCGCTGAACTCCGGACAGAACACTCCGCAAGACTTTTGGAGCTTGAGGGAAAGGCAAGGAGTGCAGAGGCCATAGTAAATGAGCTCCGGCAACAGATTCAGAATAAGGACGCTGACCTGAGCAGGCTCAGGAATGACATCCAAACTGAGAAACAGTCCAAAGTCGAAGCTCTTACAAGACTTGAGGCATCAAATGAGAACCTTGAGGCACAGCGACGGCTTATAGAAGGGATGAAAGGGGAGATGACCAATACATTTAATGCCCTTTCATCTGCAGCTCTGAAGAGCAGCAGCGAGGAATTTCTGAAACTTGCATCTGAAAATCTAAGCAGGATTGTTTCTGAGACCAGGGGAAGGCTTGGAGAGCATCAGGTGGCGATGGACGGAATGATAAAGCCTTTGAATGATGCGCTGAAAAGGTTTGATGAGCAGATCAGGTCTATCGAGGAAAACCGGAATAAGGCTTACGGAGGGCTTGAATCGCAGTTAAAGACACTGGCGTCAACCCAGGAACTGCTCCATAAAGAGACAAGTAATCTTGTTTCTGCCCTTAGAAAACCGGAGGTGCGGGGTAGATGGGGTGAGGTGACATTGAGAAGGGTTGCTGAACTCTCAGGCATGTCGGAGCACTGTGATTTTACAGAGCAGTTGTCTGTAGATACAGACAAGGGAAGGATCAGGCCGGACATGATTGTTCATCTTCCTTTGGATAGGGAGATAGTAGTTGATTCAAAGGTGCCTCTTGAGGCTTACCTCGATGCCATATCTGTCAATACCGAGGACCAGAGACGGGACAAAATGGAGAGGCACAGACAGCACATAAGGACGCATATGAACAAGCTTGCATCAAAGGAATACTGGAGCCAGTTCGACAGGTCGCCTGAGTTCGTCGTCCTGTTTATCCCTGGCGAGTCATTTTTAGGCCCTGCGCTTGAAATGGACAGCACCCTTATAGAGGATGGAATTCAGAAAGGTGTGATTATAGCCACACCTACGACATTTATTGCATTATTAAGGGCAATTGCATACGGCTGGCGTCAGGAGTACCTGACAAACAATGCGAAGCAGATAAGCATCCTTGGTAAAGAATTGTATGAAAGGATAAGTGTCATAGCAGGTCACCTGGATGACCTTGGCAGTACGATAGGCAGGAGCGTTGACACGTATAACAAGGTAATCGGTTCCCTTGAATTGCGCATTTTGCCCACTGTAAGAAAATTTAAGGAACTTGGCGTTACCGGAGGTGAAGATATCCCAACGCTTGAGCAGGTAGACAGGAAGCCAAGGAACACAGGAATTTTGCGGGAATTAAATGGGTCACAGGATATTCCGGAGGACCCCTCTTAA
- the tadA gene encoding tRNA adenosine(34) deaminase TadA — protein METDIIPAEGYNNTDSQTDDRFMDMAIKEAMTAASLGEVPVGAVLAAGGRLIARGYNLRESLRDPTAHAEIIVIREASAKLARWRLTDATLYVTIEPCAMCAGAIVLARIPRVVFGAKDPKTGAGGSLFQILQEPALNHRVELITGVREEICGRILKNFFASRRKVEIK, from the coding sequence ATGGAAACAGACATAATACCTGCAGAAGGGTATAATAACACTGACAGTCAAACGGATGACAGGTTCATGGATATGGCTATTAAAGAGGCCATGACAGCCGCATCTCTTGGTGAAGTGCCTGTAGGAGCTGTTTTAGCTGCAGGCGGCAGACTTATTGCTCGTGGATACAACCTGCGTGAGTCATTGCGTGACCCGACTGCCCATGCCGAGATTATAGTAATCAGGGAGGCGTCAGCCAAACTGGCCAGGTGGCGTCTGACAGACGCTACGCTTTACGTAACTATAGAGCCTTGCGCAATGTGCGCAGGAGCGATTGTCCTGGCAAGGATTCCCCGCGTTGTATTTGGAGCAAAGGATCCCAAAACAGGCGCAGGCGGTTCATTGTTTCAGATACTGCAGGAGCCGGCGCTAAACCACAGGGTTGAGCTTATCACAGGGGTGCGGGAAGAAATATGCGGCCGTATCCTAAAGAATTTCTTCGCAAGTCGCCGAAAAGTTGAAATAAAATAA
- a CDS encoding RDD family protein has protein sequence MPTVTEEVNFSETRTSDAPEYHKAGIFNRFVARIIDLIIAAAFSKLLYPVGFFAGLTYLLIADGFFDGRSLGKKLINLRTIKSDGELCSYKESVLRNMTIAAGYLFFFIPYVGWVFALAIYVVEALVIIGNEKGLRIGDELAKTTVIENGGVKIVK, from the coding sequence ATGCCTACTGTGACAGAAGAAGTTAATTTCTCGGAGACACGGACGTCAGATGCTCCGGAGTATCATAAGGCAGGCATTTTTAACCGCTTTGTCGCCCGGATAATTGACCTGATCATTGCTGCTGCTTTCTCAAAACTGTTATATCCTGTCGGTTTTTTCGCGGGGCTCACATACCTCCTGATAGCAGATGGGTTCTTTGACGGCAGAAGCCTCGGGAAGAAACTAATAAACCTCAGGACTATAAAGAGTGACGGGGAACTTTGCTCATATAAAGAATCTGTCCTGCGGAATATGACCATAGCAGCCGGTTATCTCTTTTTTTTTATACCCTACGTGGGGTGGGTGTTTGCGCTTGCGATTTATGTTGTTGAGGCGCTTGTAATTATAGGCAATGAAAAGGGTCTCAGGATCGGAGACGAATTGGCAAAAACAACAGTAATAGAGAATGGAGGGGTGAAAATTGTTAAGTAG
- a CDS encoding rod shape-determining protein translates to MLSSILGWFSTDLAIDLGTASTLVYINGKGIVCNEPSVVAIEKKSGKVLAVGAEAKRMLGRTPGNIVAIRPIKDGVIADFDITEKMLSHFITKAHNRKAFVSPRVIIGIPAKITQVEQRAVRDSAELAGAREVYLIEQPIAAAIGAGLPITEPSGNMVVDIGGGTTDIAVISLAGIVYSDSVRVAGDKMDEAILSYIKRKYNLLMGDHMAEMIKMELGSAYPMEEKRSMLMKGRDLISGIPKTLEVNSDEIREALEEPVSAIVDAVKIALENTPPELASDIIDRGIVLAGGGSLLRGLDLRLREEVSLPIITVENPLTTVVMGTGKVLDELDLLKKVSVLTQ, encoded by the coding sequence TTGTTAAGTAGCATATTAGGGTGGTTTTCAACGGATTTGGCTATAGACCTTGGTACGGCAAGCACACTCGTGTATATCAACGGCAAGGGTATTGTCTGCAACGAACCATCAGTAGTCGCTATTGAGAAGAAATCAGGCAAGGTGCTGGCAGTAGGAGCAGAAGCAAAAAGAATGCTCGGCAGGACTCCTGGAAACATTGTTGCAATCAGACCTATAAAGGATGGAGTAATCGCCGATTTTGACATTACTGAAAAGATGCTGAGCCACTTTATTACAAAGGCACACAACAGAAAGGCATTTGTAAGCCCCCGCGTAATCATTGGCATCCCTGCAAAAATAACACAGGTGGAGCAAAGGGCGGTCCGTGATTCTGCAGAACTGGCAGGCGCCCGTGAGGTTTATCTTATAGAACAGCCGATAGCAGCGGCCATTGGCGCCGGCCTTCCTATCACTGAGCCATCGGGCAACATGGTCGTGGACATTGGCGGCGGGACAACCGATATTGCCGTAATATCCCTTGCAGGTATAGTCTACAGCGACTCGGTCAGGGTAGCCGGTGACAAGATGGATGAGGCTATACTTTCCTACATAAAACGAAAATACAACCTCCTAATGGGAGACCACATGGCAGAAATGATAAAGATGGAACTCGGCTCCGCCTACCCCATGGAAGAAAAACGCTCCATGCTAATGAAAGGGCGGGACCTGATATCAGGAATACCAAAGACCCTCGAGGTCAATAGTGACGAGATACGGGAGGCGCTTGAAGAGCCTGTCAGCGCTATAGTTGATGCAGTAAAGATAGCTCTTGAAAATACACCGCCCGAATTAGCCTCTGATATTATAGACAGGGGGATTGTCCTTGCAGGAGGAGGTTCTCTCCTCAGGGGGCTTGACCTGCGGCTGAGGGAAGAGGTAAGCCTTCCTATTATCACTGTAGAGAACCCTTTAACGACTGTTGTCATGGGAACTGGAAAGGTACTGGATGAACTTGATCTTCTGAAGAAGGTCTCTGTGCTTACCCAGTAA
- the mreC gene encoding rod shape-determining protein MreC, which translates to MFRYLTLNKKILIAFILIIGIFVLLSPEIKQRPAYSLIERPFLTIAGIIQSGLANISGGISSTWRGYINLINVQKDNEILSKELTRLRSEAIFLREKAATGDRLTALLEIENRYVVKQAVAGIIAKDPANWYEALVIDKGDRDGIKPGMGVITAEGVIGRVTKTAPGYSRVLLLSDRNSAVAGQIQRTGYEGIVEGQQGKVLRLNYIMTDADVQNGDIIITSGMDGVFPQGIIIGRITRVEKPQNRLFQSVELIPEVNLSLVKEVMVIKPPVSSEVYRLLQGEKGE; encoded by the coding sequence ATGTTCAGGTATTTAACGTTAAACAAGAAGATATTAATTGCTTTTATCCTGATCATCGGAATATTTGTCTTACTCTCCCCTGAGATAAAACAGAGACCTGCGTACAGCCTCATTGAAAGACCCTTTTTAACTATCGCAGGCATCATCCAGTCAGGCCTCGCCAATATTTCCGGAGGCATATCATCAACCTGGAGAGGATATATAAATCTGATAAATGTTCAAAAGGATAATGAGATACTTTCCAAAGAGTTGACAAGGCTGCGCTCTGAAGCCATATTTCTCAGGGAAAAGGCAGCCACTGGCGACAGGTTGACGGCGCTGCTCGAAATCGAAAACAGATATGTGGTAAAACAGGCAGTTGCCGGCATCATAGCAAAAGACCCGGCTAACTGGTATGAGGCCCTGGTAATTGACAAGGGTGACAGGGACGGAATCAAACCAGGCATGGGTGTTATCACTGCAGAAGGGGTTATAGGCAGGGTAACCAAAACAGCACCAGGCTATTCAAGGGTCCTTCTGCTGTCAGATAGAAATAGCGCCGTTGCCGGTCAGATACAACGTACCGGCTACGAGGGTATAGTGGAAGGACAACAGGGAAAAGTCCTTCGCCTCAATTACATTATGACAGATGCTGATGTCCAGAACGGCGACATAATTATTACATCCGGGATGGATGGCGTCTTCCCTCAGGGGATTATTATCGGCAGGATAACCAGGGTCGAGAAACCACAAAACAGGCTGTTCCAGTCAGTAGAACTGATACCTGAAGTAAATCTATCCCTTGTAAAAGAGGTAATGGTAATAAAACCGCCTGTGTCATCCGAAGTTTACCGGCTTCTTCAGGGGGAAAAAGGGGAATGA